The DNA sequence GCCTGGGGGACTGGCCCATGCGCATCCGCCCGGGCACCCTCCTCCACCGGCTCTACGGCCGGGAGGAGGTGATGGAGCGGCACCGCCACCGCTACGAGGTGAACCCGGCCTACGTGGAGGTCCTGGAGCGGGCGGGCCTGGTGGTCTCCGGGGTCACCCCGGGGATGAAGGGCCGGGGGGAGAGGCTGGTGGAGGCGGTGGAGCTCCGGGACCACCCCTTCTTCCTGGCCCTCCAGAGCCACCCCGAGTTCAAAAGCCGGCCCATGCGCCCCTCGCCCCCCTTCGTGGGCTTCGTGGCCGCGGCCCTCAGCCAAGGCTGAGGGCGAACTGCTTGGCGCTCCTTCCGCTGTAGCCCCGGTTCTGGGCGAAGCGGAGGGCTTCCGCCTTTTCCTCCTCCGTAAGGGGCCGGCCCAGGTGGTGCTCCACCGCCCTCAGGTAGAGGGCCCGGTCAAAGGGGGGGAAGGTGAGGACGAGGCCGAACCGGTCGGCCAGGGCCAAGGTGTCCTGCAGGGCGTCCCAGGCGCCGGGGTCCGCGCCGGGCAGGGGGTTTTCCGGCAGGCGCTCCACCAGATGGCGGCGGTTGGTGGTGGCCAGGAGGAGGGTGTTCCCGGGTGGGGCGACCAGGGAGCCCTCCAGGAGGGCCTTCAGGGAGTGGAACAGGGGGTCTTGGGGGTCTAAGGAAAGATCATCCAGGAAGAGGACGTACCGGCCCGGCAAGGGGGCAAGCCGCTCCAGGAGGGCCTCCAGGGACCGGCCGTCCGCCAGCTCCACCTCTATCAGGCTCAGGCCCTCGAGGTGGAGCAGGCTCCGGGCCAGGGTGGACTTGCCCGTTCCCCGGGCCCCGTAGAGGAGGGTGTGCAGGGCGGGCCTGCCCGAGAGGAAGCGGCGGACGTTCCTCTCCAGGGCGGCCATCTGGGCCTCGTACCCCACGAGCTCCTCCCGTGGGGGCAGGTTGGGGCGGAGGACCGGCCTCACCTCCCCGTCAAACCGGAAGGCCCGGTAGAGGGCGAAGGGGTAGGGGCCGAAGCGCCGGTAGGCCTCCAGGAGGGCCTCGGCCCGGTTTTCCTCCACCGCCTCCAGGACCGCCTTTTCCGCCTCGGTGGGCGGCCGGCTCCCCAGGGGGCCCAGGGGGTGGGCCCTTCGCTTCTCCTCCAGCCAGGCCCTAAAGGCGGCCATCTCCCCCTGCAAAAGGCCCAGAAGCCCCGGGGGGGCCTCCAGGGCCTTCCCCGCCCAGGGGGCCTTGAGGAGGGCCTGGGCCAGGGCGTAGCCCCAGGGCTCCCCCTGGGGGAGGTCCAGGGAGAGGAGCTCGAGGGGGGAGTTGGGAAGCGCCAGGACCATGCCGGTATTCTAGAACGTCCAACGCCGAACGCCGAACGCCCAGGCGTGCGCGTCCCCCGCCCCGGGGCCCAGCAGAAAGCCCCCCGCCTGGGGGCAGGGGGCTTTCTGCTGGGTGGTGGGCCGCACAGGACTCGAACCTGTAACCCACCGATTAAGAGTCGGTTGCTCTACCGGTTGAGCTAGCGGCCCAAACGCCAAAAAAGAGTCTACGCGCTTTCCCGGGCTCTGTCAAGCCTGGCAGCCGGGGCAGAAGTGGGCGCTCCGCCCCCCGAGCCTCACCCGCAGGATGGGCCCGCCACAGCGGGGGCAGGGCCTTCCCGCCCGGCCGTAGACCCGGTGCCTCTCCTGGTAGGCCCCGGCCTCCCCGTCTGGCTGGCGGTAGGCCGCGTCCTTCAGCGTGGACCCCCCGAGCCGGACCGCCTCCTCCAGCACCTCCCGGATGGCGGCGAAGAGCCTTTCCGCCTCGGCCTGGCTCAGGGTGTGGGCCGGCCGGTCGGGCCGGAGGCCCGCCTGGAAGAGGGCCTCGTCCGCGTAGATGTTGCCCAGGCCCGCCACCGCCTCCTGGGAGAGGAGGAGGGTCTTGATGGGGGTCTTCCGCCTCAGGGCCTCCAGGAAGCCCTCGAGGGTGAAGGCGGGGGAGAGGGGCTCGGGCCCCATGCGCCCCAGGAGGGGGATCTCCCGGTAGTCCCCCGGGTCCACCACCCAGATCCGGCCGAAGCGGCGGGGGTCGGTGAAGTAAAGGGGGGTGTCCCCGAAGCGGAAGACCGCCCGGGTGTGGGGGGTCTCCTCCCGTCGGAACCCTCCGGTCATCCCCAGGTGGAGGACGAGCTCGTGGCGCTCCAGGGCGAAGATCAGGTACTTCCCCCGCCGCCTGAGGTCCAGGACCTTCTCCCCTTGGGCCTTCTCCGTCCCCCGGTACCGAAAGGGGTCCTGGTGGGAAAGGAAGAGGGGCCTTCCCACCGCCAGGGGAAGGAGCTTCCTGCGGGTGACCTCCACCTCCGGGAGCTCGGGCATCAGTCCACCGGGACGGGCTGGCCCTTCTCGTCCACCGCCACGTAGGTGAGCTGGCCGTGGGTGGCCAAAAGGCGCTCCTCCCCGCCGAAGCGCTCCTTGTAGACCTCCACCTCCACGGTCAAGGAGGTGCGCCCCACCCGGACCACCCGGGCCACCACCTCGAGGAGGTCCCCGCTCCGGATGGGCACCTTGAACTCCACGCTCCCCACCGCCACCGTCACCACGGGCCTGCGGGCCCGGCGGGCGGCGGCGTAGGAGCCCACCTTGTCCATCAGGCCCAGGACGAACCCCCCGAAGGCCGCCCCCAGGGGGTTGGTGTGTTCGGGGAAGACCAGCTCCAGCGTCCGCGCCTCCACGAGGGTTTACTCTACCAGGCCGTCCGTGAGGCGGGCCATCTCCCGGTCCTTCTCCGTGATGCCCCCGGCGGAGTGGGTCCACCACTCCACCGTGACCCGGCCCCACTCCACGGTGAGGCGGGGGTGGTGGTTCGCCCCTTCCGCCAGCTCCCCCACCCGGTTGGCGAAGGCCAGGGCCTCCCGGAAGTTGGCGAAGCGGAAGGTCTTCCTGAGCCGCGGGGGGTTTTCCGCCTGTTCCCAGTCCATGCCCTAAGCCTAAGGCAAGGCCCCCGGGCCTTTTGTGCCCGGGGGCAGGGTTCTGGTTGCGGGGGCGGGATTTGAACCCGCGACCTTCGGGTTATGAGCCCGACGAGCTACCAGGCTGCTCCACCCCGCGTCGCCATCCTTAACTATAGCCGGGGCCTCGCCTTGTGTCAAGAGGCGCAAGGTCTTGACCCTTCGCCCTCCAGAACGTATAATCCTGAGAACGACTTGCATATCGTTGCCCCCCAAACCCCCTAAAGGAGAAGCGGAAGATGTTCAGAGAAGCCTACCCGGAGATTCCCCTAGGGAGCGACGCCTGCGGGATCATCGCCATCGTTGAGAAGGAGGGCAGGCCCACGCACAGGAACGTCCTCAGGACGCTGGAGAGCCTCTACCGGATGGCGCACCGGGCGGGGGCCATCAAAGGGGAAGGCGACGGGACGGGCATACAGACCGACATCCCCCGGGAGCTCTGGGCGAGCTTCCTCGAGGAAAAGCGGCTGGACCCCGCCTTGGCCTTCAACCCCCGCTTCTTCGTGGGGCACTTCTTCCTGCCCAAGGGCGAGGCCGGCCGGCTGGAGGAGTTCTTGAGCCTATTCCAAGAGGAGGGCCGGGGGTTTGGCGTCCGCCTCCTCATGCACCGCCTCCCCGAGGTCAACAGCCAGGCCCTGGGCCCGGTGGGCCGCCGGACCGAGCCCCTCTTCGTCCAGGTGGCGGGGCTTTCCCCGGACGGGGACGCCCCCCTTTGGGAGGTGGGGCTCCGCCTCGAGGCCCGCTTCCCCGTCCACGTGGTCTCCCTCTCCACCTACAGCGTGGTCTACAAGGTCCGGGGGGCGGCGGAGGTTTTGAGGCGGTACTACCCCGAGCTCTCCCATCCCCTCTTCAAGTCCGCCATCACCCTGGGGCACAACCGCTACTCCACCAACACCCTCTCCACCTTTGAGCAGGTCCAGCCCTTCGGCCTTCTGGGCCACAACGGCGAGATCAACACCATTGAGCGCCTGCGCCGGGAGATGGACTTTCTGGGCATCCCCCGCACCGGGGGCTCGGACTCCCAGGACCTGAACCGGATGCTGGAGGGGCTGATCTACCGCTTCGGCCTCTCCCTGCCCGAGGCCTTGGACCTGGTCTTCCCCCCGGTTTTGGGGGAGGTGAAGGCCTATCCCGAGGAGCTCCAGGACCTCTACCTGGCCCTGCGCCAGCGCTTCGGCCCCCTGGCCCAGGGCCCGGCGGCCCTGGTGACCCGCCACCGGGAGGAGGCCGTCTTCGCCACCGACGCCATGGGGCTGAGGCCGCTGTGGTTCGTGGAGACCCCGGACGAGTACGTCTTCACCTCGGAAAGGGGGGTGTTCAGCGCCGAGGAGTTCGCCGCCGAGCCCAAGCCCCTGGCCCCGGGGGAGAAGATGGGGGTGCGCCTCCTGCCGGAAGGGGCCCGGCTCGTCCCCTTCCACCGCCACCAGCGCCTGGTGTACGAGCGCGTCTCGGCCCGCACCCCAGTTTCCGGGTACCGGCGCCACCTGGCGGGGCCCCTCTGGGAGGGTCCGGCGCCCGTGGAGGGGGGGAGCGAGGCCCAGGTGGAGGAGCGGCCTGCCCCGCCTCCTCTGGGCCTGGAGCGGGCCTTCGGGTTTGACCGGTGGGATGCGGCCTACCTCGAGGCCCTGGTCAAGACCGGGAACGAGCCCGTGGGCTCCCTGGGCTACGACGGCCCCCTGGCCGCCCTCAACCCGGAGAAGCCCAACCTCTCCGAGTTCTTCAAGGAGACGGTGGCGGTGGTCACCAACCCGGCCATTGACCGGGAGCGGGAGATCGAGCACTTCTCCACCCGGGCGGTCCTGGGCCGCAGGCCCCTTCCCAACGGCCAAGGGGCGGGGCGGGTGGAGGAGCTCCTCATCCCCATCGTCCTGGAGAGGGAGCCGGCCTTGGCCCGGGCCATGGGCACCCTGACCATCGCCGAGGTCCTGGCCCGCTTCCAGACCCGCGTCCTCGTCCCCCGCTTCACGGTGGAGGAGGGGCTTCTGGCCGGGCTCAAGCGGTTGGAGGAGGAGGCGGTGCGGGCGGTGGAGGAGGGGGCGGAGGTCCTCCTCCTTTCCGACCGGGAGGCCTTCTTTGGGGGGGTCTGGATTGACGTGGCCCTGGCCCTGGCGGCGGTGGAGCGGGCCCTGAGGCGGCCGGACGCCCAGGGGGTGGCCCTGAGGCGGAGGACCTCGGTCCTGGTCCACTCGGGCGGGGTGAGGAACCTGCACGACGTGGCCTTCCTCCTGGGCCTGGGGGCGGACGCGGTGGCCCCCTGGCTGATGGAGGAGAAGGCGTTGGCCCTGGAGGGGCGCGCGGGGCTCGCCAACCTCCTCGAGGCCCTGAGGAAGGGCCTGGAAAAGGTGATCTCCACCATGGGCATCCACGAGCTCCGGGGCTACGGCAAGATCTTCTCCAGCCTGGGGCTTAAGCCGGAGCTTTCCGAGTACTTCGGCACCCGGAACTTCTACGCCTCCTCCCAGGCGGGCTACGGGCTTCTGGAGCTGGAAAGGACCCTCCTGGAGCGGGAGGGCTTCTTGCGGGCGGAGAAGGTCCCGCCCGCCAAGGACTTCCGCTTTAACCCCCGGATCTACAAGGCCGCCCAGGAGGTGAGCGCGGGCCAGGCCCCCTACAGCCACTTCCAGGAGAAGGTCCGCTCCTTGGAGCGGGAAAGCCCGGTGGCCGCGCGGCAGCTATTGGAGGTGCGCTTCCCCGAACGGAGCGGGGTCTTGCCCGAGGAGGTGGACCTCTCAGTGGGCGGCCACTCCCTCCCCTTTGTCATCAGCGCCATGAGCTTCGGCTCCCAGGGGGAGGCGGCCTTCCGCGCCTACGCCGAGGCGGCCAAGCGGCTGAACATGGTCTGCGTGAACGGGGAGGGCGGGGAGATCCCCGACATGCTGGGCAAGTACACCCACTGGCGGGGGCAGCAGGTGGCCTCGGGCCGCTTCGGGGTCCACGCCTACATGCTGAACTCGGCCGCGGTCATTGAGATCAAGATCGGCCAGGGGGCCAAGCCCGGGGAAGGGGGGCACCTGCCGGGCAAGAAGGTTTCGGCCAAGGTGGCCGCCGCCCGCAACGCCGTGCCCGGGGTGGACCTGATCAGCCCCTCCAACAACCACGACCTCTACTCCATCGAGGACCTGGCCCAGCTCATAGAGGAGCTCAAGACCGTAAACCCCAAGGCCAAGGTCTCGGTGAAGGTGCCCGTCATCCCCGGCATCGGCACCATCGCCGTGGGCATCGCCAAGGCCGGGGCCGACATCATCACCCTTTCCGGGTTTGAGGGGGGGACGGGGGCGGCCCGGCTCCATGCCCTCAAGTACGCCGGCCTGCCCGTGGAGCTGGGGGTGCGCCGGGCCCACCGGGCCCTGGTGCGGGCGGGCCTCCGGGACAAGGTGGAGATCTGGGCGGACGGCGGGCTCAAGACCGCCTACGACGTGCTCCGCATGGTCCTTTTGGGGGCGGACCGGGTGGGGATGGCCACCATGGCCATGGTGGCCATCGGCTGCACCATCTGCCGGGGCTGCCAGCTGGACACCTGCCACGTGGGGATCACCACCCAGATCGAGACGCTGGAGGAGGCCCTGGCCCACGGGCTGAAGCGCTTCGTCCCCCAGGACACGGAGCGGGCGGTGGAGCAGCTGGTCCGCTTCTTTGAGGCCAAGGCCGAGGCCCTGCGGGAGTTGGTGGCCGCCTTGGGCTACACCTCCTTGCGGGACCTGGTGGGCCGGAGCGACCTCCTCTACCAGCGGGACCACCATGAGGAGCTGGACCTCTCCTACTTCTTCCTCCCCGTGGAGCCGCCGGAGTGGGTGCAGGACGAGTCCCTTTACGTCCTCCGCAAGCCCCTCAACCAGCTCACCCGCACCATCACCGAGGTGGTGATGGGGGCCTACCAGGAGGGGGGGCGGAGGCTCCGCTTCCAGGAGGGGCCGGTCAGCTCCACCGACCGGGCCCTGGGGACCCACCTGGCGGGGGAGATGGCCCGCAGGCGCCTCTACGGCAAGGGGTTTGACGCCGAGGTCCGCCTCCACTTTGACGCGGGCAGCGTGGCGGGCAACGGCCTGGCCGCCTTCAACGTGGAGGGGCTGGAGGTGCTGGTGGAGGGCGGGGCCCAGGATGGGGTGGCCAAGGGGGCCTTCGGGGGGAAGGTGGCGATCCTCAAGGGGCGGAACCCCTTCGGGGCCTACGTGGACGGCTCGGTGGGCAAGAGCTTTGCCTACGGGGCCATCGGGGGCCTCCTCATCGTGGAGGGGGTGGCGGACAGCCGGTTCTGCATCCGGCTTTCCGGGGCGGACGTGGTCCTGGGCGGGGAGCCCGAGCGCCCCCTGCAGGACGAGCTCGGCAACCTGGCCGCCCGGGCCCAGGCCAAGGGCTTCGCCTTTGAGTACATGACCCGGGGCCGGGCCCTGGTCCTGGGGGACCCGGGGCCCTGGATCTGCTCCGGGATGACCGGGGGGCGGGTCTACCTGCGCCACTGGCCGGAGATGGGCCTGACCGAGGAGGCCATGCGGCGGCGGCTGGCCAAGGGGGCCAAGGTGGTGGTCCGGCCCCTGGACGCCCGGGGCGTGGAGGACGTGCGGGAGCTCCTTTCCGCCTACATCGCCGTCCTTCGTGAGGCCAAGCGGGAGGAGAAGGCCAAAAGGCTGGAGGGGCTCCTCCTCGAGCCCGCCCTCCACTTCCGCATGGTGGAGCCCGTGAGCCAGCAGGTGGACCAGGGGGTGAGCACAGAGTAGCCCCAGCCAGGCCGGGGGCCCTGGGAGTACAATTGTCCCGTGGATGCCCCCGGGCTTTTGGAGGTGCTCAAGCGCCGCACCGGCTTTACCGAGGCCCACGCCCAGGTCCTGAAGGGCCTGGGCGGCCTCATGACCCCCATCGCCTTTGAGGTGGCCCTGGCCTTCTACGACTACCTGGGCCGGGACGAGGAGATGGCCGCCATCCTCCACGCGGTCCCGGGGCGGGTGGAGCGGCTTTACGCCACCTTCGTCCGCTGGTACGAGGAGCTCTTCAGCGGCACCTACGACGGGGCTTATGCGGAAAGGCGGCGGCGCATCGGCCTGGTCCACGCCCGGATCGGGATCGGCCCCCAGCACATGATCCCCGCCATGGGCATCGTCCAGGAGCTCTCCCTCGAGCACCTGCGCACCGCCTTGCGCTCTTTTGAAGTCTTCCCCGCGGTGGAGGCCTTTGAGAAGATCGTGGCCATAGAGCTGGCCCTGATTGAGGAAAGCTACCTCGAGGCCCTGGAGTTGGGCCTGCGGGCGGGCCACCGGGAGGTGCGGGAGGCCCTGGTGGCCGGGGCGCGGGCGCTTCTGGAGGCTTCCTGAGAGCCCAGGCCCCGTAGGATGGAGGGCGGATGAAACTCCTTCTTCTGGACCTGGACGACACCCTCCTTCAGGACCTGCCTGTGAGCCGAGAGGTGCTGGAGCGCCTGGGGGAGGGGCTGGGGCTTTCCGGCCTTTTTCAGGCGGTGAAGGAGGAGGCGGAGGCCCTCTTCCCGACCAGCCCCATCTACTCCTGGGCCGAGCGCATCGGCCACAGCGCCCTCGAGGCCCTCTGGGCCCGCTACTCCACCTTCGGCCTGGAAAGGGCGGCCTCCTGGGCCTGGCCCTTTCGGGAGGAGGTCTTCCGCCGCGCCCTAAGGCGGCTCGGAGGCCCCGAGGAGGAGGCGAAGGCCCTGGCCCAGGCCTTCTTTGAGGCCCGCCGGGTCTACCCCCTCTTCCCCGAGGTCCCCGAGTTTTTGCGGCGCACCCAGGGGGTGCCCCGGGTCCTCCTCACCAACGGCGTCCCTGACCTGCAGAGGGAGAAGCTCCAGGGGGCGGGGCTTTGGGAGGCCTTTGACCTCTTCCTGATCTCGGGGGAGGTGGGCCTGGGCAAGCCCGAGCCCGGCCTCTTCCGCATGGCCCTGGCCGCCTTCGGGGTCCGGCCCGAGGAGGCCTGGATGCTGGGGGACAACCCCGCCAAGGACATCCTGGGGGCCAACCGGGCGGGGGTGCGAGCGGTCTGGGTGGACCGGAAGGAGCGCCCTCCCCACCCCCAGGCCCGGCCCGACCGGGTGGTTGCCTCCCTACTTGAGGCGCTTTAGGGCCTCCTTGATCAGGTCCTGGCTTTTGGCCTCCGGGTGGGCCGAGGCGAGCTCCAGGACCAAAGCCCGCACCGGCCCCTCCTTGAAGCCCAAAGCTAGAAGGGCCAGGACCGCTTCCTCCGCCGCCTCGCCCAGGGCGCGGCCGGAGGGGGCGCCCGGGACCTTGGACCGGAGTTCCAGGACCATCCGCTCCGCCAGCTTTTTGCCCACCCCGGGGACGCTGGCCAGAAGGCGGGTGTCCCCCTCCTTTAGGGCCTGGGCCAGGAGGCTGGGGGAGAGGTGGCCCAGAAGGGCCAGGGCCAGGCGGGGCCCCACCCCGTTCACCGAGAGGAGGAGCTCAAACAGCCTCAGGGCCTCCTCCTCCTGGAAGCCGTAGAGGAAGAGGCCCTCCTCCCGGACCTCGAGCCGGGTGAAGAGGGCCACCTCCTGCCCCTCCTCCAGGGCCAGAAGGGGGGTGGGGACCTGGACCTCCAGCGCCAGGGGCCCCACCTGGAGCCAGAGGGCCTGGGGGGTCTTGCGCAGGACCGTTCCCCGGACGAGGCGGAGCATCAGCGGCCCGTGAACCGGGGGGGCCTCTTCTCCAGGAAGGCCCGTACCCCCTCCTGGTGGTCCAGGCTCTGCCCCGCCTCCCCCTGGAGGACCGCCTCCAGGGCCAGCGCCTCCTCGAGGGAAAGGCGGTGGCTTTCCAGAAGGGCCTTCTTGGCCAGGGCGAAGGCCCGGGTGGGCCCCTGGGCCAGGGTGTGGGCCAGGCCCAAAGCCTCCTCCAAAAGCCGCTCGGGCGCCACCACCCGGTGGACGAGGCCCAGCTCCAGGGCCTCCCGGGCGGAGAGCCTTGGGGAGAGGAGGATGAGCTCCAGGGCCTTGGCGTAGCCCACGAGCCGGGGGAGGAAGAAGGTCATCCCCGAGTCCGGGACCAGGCCGATGCGGCTGAAGGCGGTGGTGAGGCTGGCCTCCTCGCTGGCCAGGCGGAAGTCGCAGGCCAGGGCCAGGCTCAGCCCCGCCCCCGCCGCTGCCCCGTTGAGGGCGGCCACGGTGGGCTTGTCCAGGTAGACCAGGGCCTCCACCACCCGGTTGTACTTCCGCAGGTGGGCCTCGTAGTCGGGGGCCTGGTCCCCGAACTCCTTGAGGTCCTGCCCGGCGCTAAAGGCCCGCCCCTTCCCCGTGAGGACCAAGGCCCGCACCCCGGGGTCCTTGCGGGCTTCCTCCAAGGCCTCCGCCAGGGCCGAGAGGACCTCGGAGGTGAGGGCGTTCACCTCCGGCCGGTTCAGGGCCAGGACCAGGACGTTTTCCGAGCGGGTCTTTTCCAGCATACCGCCTCCCTGGCCTCCAGTTTACGACCTGGCCTTCCTTCACTCTTCTTATCCCGGCGAAGGGGTATTCTGGAAGGCGGTATGGACCCACTGGTCTTGGACGGCAACACCGGCTACCTCGAGGCCCTCTACGAGGAGTACCTGAAGGACCCCTTCGCCCTGCCCGAGGAGTGGCGGGCCTACTTCTCCGCTTTGCACCTGGAGGGGATGGGGCGAGAACGCCGGGAGGAGGTCACGGCCCCGGACGCGGGCTTCTACCTAAAGGTGGCCCGGCTCCAGGAGGCCTACCGCAATCGGGGCCACCTGGCGGCCCGGATAGACCCCTTGGGCCGCCCCCGTCCCCGGCCCCAGGACCTCAGCCTGGCCCACCACGGCCTCTCCGAGGCCGACCTGGACCGCCCCCTTCCCCTCCTCTTCGGCGCCCCCACCCTGCGGGCCCTCCTCGCCCGCTTGGAGGCCGCCTACACCGGGAGCCTGGGGGCGGACTTCGCCCACCTGGACGAGCCCGAGGAGCGGGAGTGGCTCATCGCCCGCCTGGAGGGGGAAAGGCCCTCCCTTTCCCCCGAGGTCCGGCGGCGGGCCCTGCGCAAGCTCCAGGAGGCGAGCCTTTTTGAGGAGTTCCTGCAGAGGAAGTACCTGGGGGCCAAGACCTTCTCCCTCGAGGGGCTGGAGGCCCTGGTCCCCCTTCTCACCGAGGCGGTGGGCGAGGCGGCCCGGCAGGGGGTGAAGGAGGTGGTCCTGGGCATGGCCCACCGGGGGCGGCTCAACGTCCTGGCCAACGTGGTGGGCAAGCCCTTTGACCACATCTTCCGGGAGTTTGAGGAGATCTTCCCCGAGGGCTACAGCGGGGACGTGAAGTACCACCTGGGCTACTCCAGCGACCAAGAGACCCCCCACGGGAAGGTCCACGTCTCCTTGACCTTCAACCCCAGCCACCTGGAGTTCGTGAACCCGGTGGTCCTAGGGCGGCTTCGGGCCAAGCAGGACCGCTTCGGCGACCGGGAGCGCAGGCGGGGCCTCGCCATCCTGGTCCACGGGGACTCGGCCTTCGCGGGGGAGGGGATCGTCCAGGAGACCTTGAACCTCTCCCGCCTCGAGGGGTATGGGGTGGGGGGGACGCTCCACGTGGTGGCCAACAACCAGCTGGGCTTCACCACCACCCCCTCGGAGTACGCCTCCACCCGCTACCCCACCGACGTGGCCAAGATGCTTTCCGTCCCCATCTTCCACGTGAACGCCGAGGACCTGGACGCCGTCCTCTTCGCCTTGGGCCTGGCCCTGGAGTACCGCTTCCGCTTCGGGAAGGACGCGGTCATTGACCTGGTGGGCTACCGCCGCCGGGGGCACAACGAGACGGACGAGCCCACCTTCACCCAGCCCGGCATGTACGCCCTGATCGCCCAGAAGCCCCAGCCCTGGAAGGTCTACGCGGAGCGGCTGGTCCGGGAGGGGGTCGTCTCCTGGGAGGAAGTCCAGGCCTGGGAGAAGGCCTATTTGGAGCTTCTGGAAAGCCGCTTCGCCCAGGTGAAGGCCGAGCCGGGCCCGGTGCGGATCCACGAGCTCTCCGGCCTCTGGCAGGGATACCTGGGCGGGGAGGACCGGGCGGTGCCCGAGGTGGAGACCGGGGTGCCCCTGGAGGCCCTGCAGGGGCTCCTTAGGGGTCTGGCCCGCGTCCCCGAGGGGTTCCGGGTCCACCCCAAGCTGAAGCGGTTCCTGGAGGCCCGGCTGGAGATGGCCGAGGAGAAGCGGCCCGTGGACTGGAGCGCCGCGGAGGCCCTGGCCCTGGGGAGCCTGGCGGTGGAGGGCCACCCGGTGCGCCTCACGGGCCAGGACTCCCTCCGGGGCACCTTCACCCAGCGCCACGCCGCCCTCTTTGACGCCGAGACGGGCGAGCGGTACATCCCCCTCCAGCATTTGGCCGAGGGGCAGGCCCGGGTGGAGATCCACAACTCCCCCCTGTCCGAGGCCGGGGTTTTGGGGTTTGAGTACGGCTACAGCCTGGACACCCCCGAGGGCCTGGTGGCCTGGGAGGCCCAGTTTGGGGACTTCGTCAACGTGGCCCAGGTCTATATTGACCAGTTCCTGGCCAGCGCGGAGGCCAAGTGGGGCCGGCTCTCCGGCCTGGTCCTCCTCCTTCCCCATGGCCTCGAGGGCCAAGGCCCCGAGCACTCCTCGGCCCGGCTGGAGCGCTTCCTCCAGCTCGCCGCCCAGGACAACCTCCAGGTGGCCTACCCCACCACCCCCGCCCAGCTCTTCCACCTCCTGCGCCGCCAGGTGAAAAGGCCCCTCCGCAAGCCCCTGGTGGTCATGACCCCCAAGAGCCTCCTCCGCCACCCCGAGGTGGTGAGCCCCTTGCGGGAGCTCGCACAGGGCCGGTTCCAAAAGGTCATCCCCGAGCGGGTGGCGAAGGCCCGCAAGGTCCTTTTGGTC is a window from the Thermus filiformis genome containing:
- the ruvA gene encoding Holliday junction branch migration protein RuvA, with amino-acid sequence MLRLVRGTVLRKTPQALWLQVGPLALEVQVPTPLLALEEGQEVALFTRLEVREEGLFLYGFQEEEALRLFELLLSVNGVGPRLALALLGHLSPSLLAQALKEGDTRLLASVPGVGKKLAERMVLELRSKVPGAPSGRALGEAAEEAVLALLALGFKEGPVRALVLELASAHPEAKSQDLIKEALKRLK
- a CDS encoding 2-oxoglutarate dehydrogenase E1 component — encoded protein: MDPLVLDGNTGYLEALYEEYLKDPFALPEEWRAYFSALHLEGMGRERREEVTAPDAGFYLKVARLQEAYRNRGHLAARIDPLGRPRPRPQDLSLAHHGLSEADLDRPLPLLFGAPTLRALLARLEAAYTGSLGADFAHLDEPEEREWLIARLEGERPSLSPEVRRRALRKLQEASLFEEFLQRKYLGAKTFSLEGLEALVPLLTEAVGEAARQGVKEVVLGMAHRGRLNVLANVVGKPFDHIFREFEEIFPEGYSGDVKYHLGYSSDQETPHGKVHVSLTFNPSHLEFVNPVVLGRLRAKQDRFGDRERRRGLAILVHGDSAFAGEGIVQETLNLSRLEGYGVGGTLHVVANNQLGFTTTPSEYASTRYPTDVAKMLSVPIFHVNAEDLDAVLFALGLALEYRFRFGKDAVIDLVGYRRRGHNETDEPTFTQPGMYALIAQKPQPWKVYAERLVREGVVSWEEVQAWEKAYLELLESRFAQVKAEPGPVRIHELSGLWQGYLGGEDRAVPEVETGVPLEALQGLLRGLARVPEGFRVHPKLKRFLEARLEMAEEKRPVDWSAAEALALGSLAVEGHPVRLTGQDSLRGTFTQRHAALFDAETGERYIPLQHLAEGQARVEIHNSPLSEAGVLGFEYGYSLDTPEGLVAWEAQFGDFVNVAQVYIDQFLASAEAKWGRLSGLVLLLPHGLEGQGPEHSSARLERFLQLAAQDNLQVAYPTTPAQLFHLLRRQVKRPLRKPLVVMTPKSLLRHPEVVSPLRELAQGRFQKVIPERVAKARKVLLVSGKIYYDLLQRRRELKAEDVAIVRLELLYPFPEEELKAALSPFPKKTPVVYVQEEPENQGAWWYLSARFCGDLFGHPFSVVARPESPAPAVGSSKLHKLEQEALLERAFQ
- a CDS encoding enoyl-CoA hydratase-related protein translates to MLEKTRSENVLVLALNRPEVNALTSEVLSALAEALEEARKDPGVRALVLTGKGRAFSAGQDLKEFGDQAPDYEAHLRKYNRVVEALVYLDKPTVAALNGAAAGAGLSLALACDFRLASEEASLTTAFSRIGLVPDSGMTFFLPRLVGYAKALELILLSPRLSAREALELGLVHRVVAPERLLEEALGLAHTLAQGPTRAFALAKKALLESHRLSLEEALALEAVLQGEAGQSLDHQEGVRAFLEKRPPRFTGR